In one window of Paraflavitalea soli DNA:
- the gldB gene encoding gliding motility lipoprotein GldB translates to MKKTGFIAILLCTLFACGDKNTPDVSGIKIDLQAERFDQDFFALDTNHLMPSLQELSKKYPHFMTDYFQGIMGLPPFSDSTTGAIPLMKQFIRDYTPVKEAVNKTFSSTRSIEAEIKKGLQFVKYYFPEYKAPTRLIFFIGPMDAFDQASLGVYGDVLRPDQWIGVGLQLHLGKDYELYTSEMGRSLYPAYISRRFTPEYIPVNCMKTVIDDLYPEKIGGKTLVEQMVEKGKRLYVLDKLMPTTPDTLKIGYTDFQLQGCYKNEGRIWNFFLVNSLLMNNEPELLKSFMADGPNTRELGEGSPGFIGLFTGWQIVKKYMAKNPDLKLPALLKTPAMDIYQQSKYKPN, encoded by the coding sequence ATGAAGAAAACGGGATTCATTGCCATATTGTTATGCACCTTGTTTGCCTGCGGCGATAAAAATACCCCGGATGTATCCGGCATAAAAATAGACTTGCAGGCCGAACGTTTTGACCAGGATTTCTTCGCCCTGGATACTAACCACCTGATGCCTTCCCTACAGGAACTGTCGAAAAAGTACCCCCACTTTATGACTGATTACTTTCAGGGCATCATGGGCTTGCCGCCATTCTCTGACAGCACCACCGGAGCCATTCCATTGATGAAACAATTCATACGGGATTATACGCCGGTAAAAGAGGCTGTCAATAAAACCTTTTCTTCTACCCGTAGTATTGAAGCGGAGATAAAGAAGGGGTTACAATTTGTGAAATACTACTTCCCGGAATACAAAGCGCCTACCCGCCTTATCTTTTTTATTGGCCCGATGGATGCCTTCGACCAGGCTTCTTTAGGCGTCTATGGGGATGTTCTCAGGCCTGATCAGTGGATCGGCGTAGGTCTCCAACTTCACCTCGGCAAGGATTATGAATTGTATACCAGCGAAATGGGACGCTCTTTATACCCAGCCTATATTTCCCGTCGTTTTACACCGGAATATATACCGGTCAACTGCATGAAAACCGTGATCGATGACCTCTACCCCGAAAAGATTGGCGGTAAAACACTGGTAGAACAAATGGTAGAAAAGGGAAAACGCCTGTATGTGCTGGATAAATTGATGCCTACAACCCCCGACACGCTTAAAATTGGCTATACCGACTTTCAGCTGCAAGGATGTTATAAGAATGAAGGAAGAATATGGAACTTTTTCCTGGTCAACAGCCTGCTCATGAATAATGAACCCGAATTGCTGAAAAGCTTTATGGCAGATGGCCCGAATACACGCGAACTGGGAGAAGGCTCACCGGGCTTTATTGGGCTGTTTACCGGATGGCAGATCGTTAAGAAGTATATGGCCAAAAACCCCGATCTGAAACTGCCTGCCCTGCTGAAAACCCCGGCCATGGATATCTACCAGCAAAGCAAATACAAACCAAACTAG
- a CDS encoding YcxB family protein: MTIQFGYNKKEVVQALRYHFLMRPEIKILLVFVNMFAILSAVMYAMKYIQALSFLAFSILWFILMLVIWRILPGSIYRRSATFKDHFIMHFEEDMVVLETERGSKGWPWNAFSHFVESHYFFHLYFDPRSFFLVPKDAFLDITEVQEARELLRKKLGKK, translated from the coding sequence ATGACGATCCAATTTGGTTACAATAAAAAGGAAGTAGTGCAGGCCCTGCGTTATCACTTTCTGATGCGCCCTGAGATCAAGATATTACTGGTTTTCGTGAATATGTTTGCCATCCTGTCGGCGGTGATGTACGCCATGAAATATATCCAGGCCTTGTCTTTCCTGGCCTTTTCCATCCTGTGGTTTATCCTGATGCTGGTCATCTGGCGCATATTGCCGGGCAGCATTTACCGCCGGTCAGCCACTTTCAAAGATCATTTTATCATGCATTTCGAGGAAGATATGGTGGTACTGGAAACCGAGCGGGGCTCCAAAGGCTGGCCCTGGAACGCTTTCAGTCATTTTGTAGAAAGCCATTATTTCTTTCACCTGTATTTCGACCCGCGCTCTTTCTTCCTGGTGCCCAAAGATGCCTTCCTGGATATTACAGAAGTACAGGAAGCACGGGAACTGCTGCGCAAGAAACTGGGGAAGAAGTGA